Genomic DNA from Peribacillus sp. FSL H8-0477:
AATTCAGCGCAAAACTGGTACCCCTGTCCGGAGAAGATTGTCGCTGCCTTTAAATCAATCAGCGGATTCTTTTCACTTCATCAATCACTTGTTTACCTGTCTGATCCCATTTTATTGCCCGGTAATAGGCATCGTGATAAAAACTGTACCAGACTCGTTTCTCTAATCCCGTCTTCATCCACTTTTGTTTTTGGTAGACGGAATCCATTGGATAATCATCATAAGCAAGAACCCAAAGTACATTTGAATGAGCATGAGTCGGCATGATATCGCCCATATGGAGTAAGGTTTCATCACCATCTTCGATAATAACAATGGAATGCCCGTTGCTATGTCCTCCTGTATGAACCATTCTAATCCCTTTCGTAATTTCAATTTCCTTTTCGTAAGGTTTTATTTGACTAGATACAGCTTCCCAATTTTCTCTCCAGTACGTATTTTTTGAACGGATATTCGGGTCCCTCATTTCATCCCATTCAATCTGCGAAGTAATAATCACTGCCTGTTTAAAAACCGACACCCATTGATTATCCTTCAGCTCCGTTAATCCGCATGCATGGTCGAAATGAAGATGTGTCATCAACACGATATGTATATCATCCGCCGTTAGTCCTAATGCCTTTAAATCTGTTAATACAGATGATTCTTCCAAAACCCCAAAGTTCCGTTTCTTCTTCTCATCAAACTTCCCATTTCCCAATCCCGACTCAAGTAAAATATTTAAGCCATTTGTTTGGATTAACAAAGGATCGGTTCTTAATTCAATCTGATTATGTTCATTTGGTGCATACTTTTTTGCCCATAATGGCTTTGGCACAACACCAAACATTGCACC
This window encodes:
- a CDS encoding YtnP family quorum-quenching lactonase, with amino-acid sequence METLQLGNIKLTWLNGGVTFLDGGAMFGVVPKPLWAKKYAPNEHNQIELRTDPLLIQTNGLNILLESGLGNGKFDEKKKRNFGVLEESSVLTDLKALGLTADDIHIVLMTHLHFDHACGLTELKDNQWVSVFKQAVIITSQIEWDEMRDPNIRSKNTYWRENWEAVSSQIKPYEKEIEITKGIRMVHTGGHSNGHSIVIIEDGDETLLHMGDIMPTHAHSNVLWVLAYDDYPMDSVYQKQKWMKTGLEKRVWYSFYHDAYYRAIKWDQTGKQVIDEVKRIR